In Streptococcus uberis, a single window of DNA contains:
- a CDS encoding amino acid ABC transporter ATP-binding protein yields the protein MLELKNISKKFGQKHIFDHFNLTVEDGQILSLVGPSGGGKTTLLRMLAGLEPIDSGDIFYNGEQVPINHLENRNLLGFVFQDFQLFPHLTVLDNLILSPTITMGLKKEEAKNKAIELLTRLGLKDHLLVYPHSLSGGQKQRVALARAMMIDPQIIGYDEPTSALDPELRQEVEKLILQNKEMGMTQIVVTHDLAFAESISDRILKVNPK from the coding sequence ATGTTAGAACTCAAAAATATTTCAAAGAAGTTTGGTCAAAAACATATTTTCGATCATTTTAACTTAACTGTTGAAGATGGCCAAATTCTTTCTCTAGTTGGGCCTTCTGGTGGTGGAAAAACAACCCTCCTTCGAATGCTTGCTGGATTAGAACCTATTGATTCCGGTGATATTTTCTATAATGGTGAACAGGTTCCTATAAACCATTTGGAAAATAGAAATCTCTTAGGTTTTGTTTTTCAGGACTTTCAGCTCTTCCCACATTTGACAGTTTTGGACAACTTGATATTGTCTCCAACGATAACGATGGGGCTTAAAAAAGAAGAAGCAAAGAATAAAGCTATTGAACTCTTAACTCGCTTGGGCTTAAAAGACCATCTGTTGGTGTATCCCCACTCTCTCTCTGGTGGACAGAAACAAAGGGTCGCCCTTGCCAGAGCTATGATGATTGATCCACAGATTATTGGTTATGATGAACCAACAAGTGCTTTGGATCCAGAACTACGGCAAGAAGTTGAGAAATTGATTCTACAAAACAAGGAAATGGGTATGACACAAATTGTCGTAACCCATGATTTAGCTTTTGCTGAATCCATATCGGATCGCATTTTAAAAGTAAATCCGAAATAA
- a CDS encoding alanine/glycine:cation symporter family protein produces the protein MLPYAIAVDNFVWGPPLLILLVGTGIYLSIRLRLLQILKLPLAFRLIFAEDQGHGDISSYAALATALAATVGTGNIVGVATAIKSGGPGALIWMWVAAFFGMATKYAEGVLAIKYRTKDAKGEISGGPMYYIVNGMGTKWRPLAILFAISGILVALFGIGTFAQVNSITSAINHSFGLSSQITSILIAIVVACIIFGGIQSISKVAEKIVPFMAIIYILATLAIILANSKMLLPTFMLIFKSAFTPTAALGGFSGALVKDAIQKGIARGVFSNESGLGSAPIAAAAARTNEPVEQGLISMTGTFIDTIIICSLTGFAILITGQWTSHLEGAPLTQAAFASVFGHVGIHALTFSLVLFAFTTILGWSYYGERCFEFLFGTKGITLFRLFFVFMVGLGGFLKLELIWIIADIVNGLMALPNLIALLALSPIIISETQRYFNKK, from the coding sequence ATGTTACCATATGCAATTGCAGTCGATAATTTTGTTTGGGGACCGCCCTTACTGATTCTTTTAGTAGGTACTGGTATTTATTTATCTATTCGTTTAAGACTTCTACAAATTCTAAAGTTGCCACTGGCCTTTCGTTTAATTTTTGCGGAAGATCAAGGACACGGTGATATTTCAAGCTATGCTGCGCTTGCTACTGCTCTTGCCGCAACAGTGGGAACAGGAAATATAGTTGGGGTGGCAACAGCAATCAAATCTGGTGGTCCAGGTGCCTTGATTTGGATGTGGGTAGCAGCCTTTTTTGGTATGGCTACTAAGTATGCTGAAGGCGTTTTGGCCATAAAGTATCGAACCAAAGACGCAAAAGGCGAGATTTCAGGTGGGCCGATGTATTACATTGTTAATGGTATGGGGACAAAATGGCGACCTCTAGCCATCTTATTTGCTATTTCAGGTATTCTGGTCGCTTTATTTGGGATTGGTACCTTTGCGCAAGTCAATTCAATCACCTCTGCTATTAACCATAGTTTTGGATTATCCTCTCAAATAACGAGTATCCTTATCGCAATCGTAGTGGCTTGTATCATTTTTGGTGGGATACAATCTATTTCTAAGGTAGCTGAAAAAATTGTTCCATTTATGGCTATTATTTACATACTCGCAACACTTGCCATTATTCTTGCAAATAGCAAAATGCTTCTCCCAACTTTTATGCTGATATTTAAATCGGCCTTTACACCAACTGCTGCACTTGGGGGATTTTCAGGCGCTTTGGTTAAAGATGCCATTCAAAAAGGAATTGCTCGTGGTGTATTCTCAAATGAGTCCGGCTTAGGATCTGCTCCGATTGCTGCCGCTGCAGCAAGAACCAACGAACCTGTTGAACAAGGACTGATCTCAATGACAGGAACCTTTATTGATACCATCATCATTTGTAGTCTTACAGGATTTGCCATTTTAATAACAGGACAATGGACAAGTCATTTAGAAGGTGCCCCGTTAACACAGGCAGCATTTGCTTCTGTTTTTGGACATGTAGGTATTCACGCTCTGACATTTTCATTGGTACTCTTTGCATTTACAACAATTCTTGGCTGGTCATACTATGGCGAGAGATGTTTCGAATTCCTTTTTGGCACAAAAGGCATTACACTCTTTAGACTTTTCTTTGTTTTTATGGTAGGTTTAGGCGGCTTTTTAAAATTAGAATTAATTTGGATTATCGCAGATATTGTTAATGGTTTAATGGCCTTGCCCAACTTAATTGCCCTGTTGGCTCTCTCACCCATTATTATTAGTGAAACGCAACGCTATTTTAACAAAAAGTAA
- a CDS encoding BglG family transcription antiterminator, which translates to MLLTKREEQLLKAFLNYGKLSIDNMGDILKVSRRTVYRVLNELTDSLESLNISIIKEDQKYYLTGELEELRAFSSQDNFSKNERLNLITYYLLIANQEITNEFLQEKLAVSNVTIIQDIAIVEKRLADFNILLKRQKGYQVTDSQKQKRWLLAVLLSNNQSISDFWKLKTGYFDLIPLDRMRAARDTFQKYQSDIPEMDSKLMQFFSILLALSNWQEIESSSHQVSKLALDFSQKVYGEFSKETKSLYSIQEILYFARLLDQFVLKRQETPLFQENFDSEFYYNVSNLIDKVALYTKINFTKDKTLFKFLFNHIRLSLAVPIIFADSNISDLAHEALHHNDYLHRLIRLLVIEIFPTYLQSESEFELITLHFASSLRRSPTIYPIRLLLLTDERPLATELLMSRLKQIAPFVEYIQTKGSSQLDEEDFERYDAVLSTKLFANDKVHLVSTFPTPNELIELEQWLQNIQINRDIKRREDSTFFQPPIFKDYFNASQLILNHFSLTSLKNDNSFEQTVVELIRRLEDVTDYPYLSQKLLNRFKESPMAIPETGLALLHTQSSKVQKSSFKVVELENPVIATSMNGQDEEVKRILVMLTRLEEDEEIRDLMTAISQSIIENHLYTEIYKTGNYDIIYQLLNQIFTEKIKHLEN; encoded by the coding sequence ATGCTACTAACAAAACGTGAAGAACAATTATTGAAAGCTTTCCTGAATTATGGAAAGCTTTCAATTGATAATATGGGAGATATTTTAAAAGTATCAAGACGGACGGTATATCGTGTTTTAAATGAGTTGACGGACAGTCTTGAGAGTTTGAATATCAGTATTATTAAGGAAGATCAAAAATATTATTTAACAGGTGAACTTGAAGAATTAAGAGCATTTTCAAGTCAGGATAATTTCTCAAAAAATGAAAGACTGAACTTGATTACGTATTATCTTTTGATAGCCAATCAAGAAATCACAAATGAATTCTTACAAGAGAAATTAGCTGTCAGTAATGTCACTATTATTCAGGATATTGCCATTGTTGAGAAACGTTTGGCAGATTTCAACATTCTACTCAAGCGTCAAAAGGGTTACCAGGTAACCGATTCCCAAAAGCAAAAAAGATGGTTATTAGCAGTCCTTTTATCTAATAATCAATCCATTTCTGATTTTTGGAAGTTGAAAACAGGTTATTTTGATCTTATTCCTTTAGATCGAATGAGGGCAGCTAGAGATACATTTCAAAAATATCAGTCAGATATTCCTGAAATGGATTCAAAGTTAATGCAGTTTTTCTCAATCCTTTTGGCACTAAGTAATTGGCAAGAGATTGAGAGTTCCTCACACCAAGTGAGTAAACTGGCTTTGGATTTTTCTCAAAAAGTTTATGGAGAATTTTCTAAAGAGACCAAATCCTTATATTCTATTCAAGAGATCTTGTATTTTGCTCGACTTTTAGATCAATTCGTTTTAAAACGTCAAGAGACCCCACTTTTTCAAGAAAATTTTGATAGCGAATTTTATTACAATGTTTCTAACCTAATTGATAAGGTAGCTTTATATACCAAAATTAATTTTACAAAAGATAAGACACTATTTAAATTTTTATTTAACCACATCAGATTAAGTCTAGCGGTGCCTATCATATTTGCTGATAGTAACATATCAGATTTAGCACATGAAGCGCTCCATCATAACGATTACCTTCATCGCCTTATTCGTCTGTTAGTGATTGAAATTTTTCCAACGTACCTTCAAAGTGAATCGGAGTTCGAACTCATAACACTTCATTTTGCATCCAGTTTGAGAAGAAGTCCGACAATTTATCCCATTCGCTTACTCTTACTAACGGATGAACGTCCCTTAGCCACTGAACTTCTCATGTCACGGTTAAAACAAATAGCGCCTTTTGTGGAATATATTCAAACAAAAGGAAGTTCTCAATTGGATGAGGAGGATTTTGAGAGATATGACGCTGTTTTATCTACAAAATTATTTGCTAATGACAAGGTTCATTTAGTCTCAACTTTCCCAACTCCAAACGAATTAATTGAACTAGAACAGTGGTTACAAAACATTCAGATCAATCGTGACATTAAACGACGCGAGGATTCAACATTTTTTCAGCCTCCAATATTTAAAGACTATTTCAATGCTTCGCAATTGATTTTGAACCATTTTAGTTTGACAAGCCTAAAAAATGACAATTCTTTTGAACAAACCGTTGTTGAACTGATTAGAAGACTAGAAGATGTTACTGATTACCCTTATTTAAGTCAAAAGTTATTAAATCGTTTTAAAGAGAGTCCTATGGCTATTCCAGAAACAGGATTGGCATTACTTCATACCCAATCTAGTAAAGTTCAAAAATCTTCCTTTAAGGTTGTTGAATTGGAAAATCCAGTTATTGCAACATCGATGAATGGACAAGATGAGGAAGTTAAACGGATTTTAGTCATGCTGACGCGGCTAGAAGAAGATGAGGAAATCAGAGATTTGATGACTGCAATAAGTCAATCAATCATTGAAAATCATCTCTATACTGAAATATACAAAACGGGTAATTATGATATTATTTACCAATTACTCAATCAAATTTTTACAGAAAAAATAAAACATTTGGAGAATTAA
- a CDS encoding PTS sugar transporter subunit IIA has protein sequence MEFQKELIKLNQSFTHYEEAIRFCGQLLYHFDYVEEDYIQAMVDRNNELSVYMGNFIAIPHGTDAAKEKVKKSGLVVVQVPDGVNFGTEEKPQIATVLFGIAGIGDEHLQLIQKISIFCADVDNVIKLADAKTSEEVITLLNSVE, from the coding sequence ATGGAATTTCAAAAAGAATTAATCAAATTGAATCAATCCTTCACTCATTATGAAGAAGCCATTCGTTTTTGTGGTCAACTTCTTTATCATTTTGATTATGTTGAAGAAGATTATATTCAAGCAATGGTAGATCGAAATAATGAACTCTCTGTTTATATGGGGAACTTTATTGCGATACCACATGGAACAGATGCAGCAAAAGAAAAAGTCAAAAAATCAGGACTAGTTGTTGTTCAAGTCCCAGATGGTGTTAATTTTGGAACTGAAGAAAAACCTCAAATTGCAACAGTATTATTTGGAATCGCTGGCATTGGAGATGAACACCTTCAGTTGATTCAAAAAATATCCATTTTCTGCGCTGATGTTGATAATGTCATCAAACTAGCTGATGCTAAAACAAGTGAAGAAGTGATTACATTACTCAATTCTGTTGAGTAG
- a CDS encoding mannitol-1-phosphate 5-dehydrogenase, with the protein MKTAVHFGAGNIGRGFIGEILSANQFAIQFVDVNEAIINALNERHSYDIEIAEDGKRHVTVEHVSGINNRLNPEQVVEAIAEADLITTAIGPNILPFIAELVAKGIQKRRENGSEQAIDVLACENMIGGSQFLLEEVQKYLTEEDMTYVDTYVGFPNAAVDRIVPAQSHEDPLFVVVEPFNEWVVETRRMKNKELRLEGVHYEEDLEPFIERKLFSVNSGHATSAYTGAYAGAKTILEALQLPEVKEQLEAVLEEIRSLLVAKWDFDHEELKAYHGVIISRFENPYIVDDVVRVARTPIRKLGFDERFIRPIRELKERGLSYQNLLKTVAYVFNYKDPNDEQSTQLQVMLSDNDLEKVVRDVTGLEDQELISEIIDSIESLS; encoded by the coding sequence ATGAAAACAGCAGTACATTTTGGAGCGGGAAATATTGGTCGCGGATTTATTGGTGAAATTTTATCAGCCAATCAATTCGCTATTCAATTCGTAGATGTTAACGAAGCTATTATTAATGCCTTAAATGAAAGACATTCATATGACATCGAAATTGCAGAGGATGGTAAACGTCATGTGACCGTTGAACATGTTTCTGGTATTAATAATCGTCTTAATCCTGAACAAGTGGTTGAAGCAATTGCTGAAGCTGATTTAATAACAACAGCAATCGGTCCAAATATCTTACCTTTTATTGCTGAATTGGTTGCCAAAGGTATTCAAAAACGTCGTGAGAATGGATCTGAGCAAGCTATTGATGTTTTAGCCTGCGAAAATATGATTGGTGGCTCTCAATTTTTACTTGAAGAAGTACAAAAGTATTTGACGGAAGAAGATATGACTTATGTAGATACATACGTAGGTTTCCCAAATGCAGCTGTTGACCGTATTGTTCCGGCTCAAAGCCATGAAGATCCCTTGTTTGTTGTAGTAGAACCGTTTAATGAATGGGTTGTTGAAACTAGACGTATGAAAAATAAAGAGCTACGTTTAGAAGGTGTTCACTATGAAGAGGATTTAGAGCCATTTATTGAACGTAAATTATTCTCTGTTAACTCAGGACATGCAACCTCAGCTTACACAGGTGCCTATGCTGGTGCTAAAACAATTTTAGAAGCTTTGCAATTACCAGAGGTCAAAGAACAGTTAGAAGCTGTCTTAGAAGAAATTAGAAGCCTCTTAGTCGCAAAATGGGACTTTGATCATGAAGAGTTGAAAGCTTATCATGGTGTTATTATTAGTCGTTTCGAAAACCCATATATTGTCGATGATGTAGTACGTGTTGCTCGTACACCGATTCGTAAACTTGGTTTTGATGAACGTTTTATTCGACCAATACGCGAGTTAAAAGAACGTGGTCTTTCTTACCAAAATCTTTTAAAAACAGTTGCCTATGTTTTCAATTACAAAGATCCTAATGATGAACAAAGTACACAACTGCAAGTCATGCTTTCAGACAATGACCTTGAAAAAGTTGTTAGAGATGTGACAGGTCTAGAAGACCAAGAATTGATTTCAGAAATCATCGACAGTATAGAGTCCTTATCTTAA
- a CDS encoding PTS mannitol-specific transporter subunit IIBC — protein sequence MEQKSSLKVKVQKLGTALSNMVMPNIGAFIAWGVLTALFIPTGWLPNAEFAKAVGPAITYLLPLLIGYTGGYVVHGQRGAVVGAIATFGAVAGSEVPMFIGAMAMGPLGGWAIKKFDQAFQEKIRPGFEMLVNNFSAGLIGFGLLLLAFKLVGPFVAIFTTAIGNGVQAIVDMKLLPLANILIEPAKILFLNNALNHGIFTPLGAEQVAKTGKSILFLLEANPGPGLGILLAYLVFGKGAAKSSSWGALIIHFLGGIHEIYFPYVMMKPALFLAVIGGGVTGTFFNQLLGSGLGGPASPGSIIAILSMVPKGGSYLAVLTGVFSAALVSFLIASVILKADKSVDDESALAEAQAATQAAKAESKGQTLSSQASAQFSSDDIQQIIFACDAGMGSSAMGASILRDKVKKAGLSIPVTNKAISNLTDVTNTLIVTQQELAPRAAQKTPRAVHVSVDNFLATPKYDEIVAQLAKKSSAELAKDFEQASAKEEVVDLNYIDEVVFAYGENKGSATMGQATLVEIFKNRGVGIPVSKVENHQLVAFNSKNILVVTNIANQSVAQQFAPQAQLLVVDSLVTTPEYDKMVDRMHK from the coding sequence ATGGAACAAAAATCTTCACTTAAAGTTAAAGTCCAAAAATTAGGTACAGCATTATCAAATATGGTTATGCCTAACATTGGCGCATTTATTGCCTGGGGTGTTTTAACAGCCCTATTTATTCCAACAGGTTGGTTACCAAATGCAGAATTTGCAAAAGCGGTAGGTCCTGCAATCACTTATTTGCTACCACTATTAATTGGTTACACTGGTGGTTATGTTGTTCATGGACAACGCGGAGCAGTAGTTGGTGCAATCGCAACCTTCGGTGCAGTTGCTGGTTCTGAAGTACCAATGTTTATCGGTGCAATGGCAATGGGACCACTTGGAGGTTGGGCAATTAAAAAATTTGACCAAGCTTTCCAAGAAAAAATTCGTCCAGGTTTTGAAATGTTAGTAAACAATTTCTCAGCTGGATTAATTGGATTTGGTTTACTCTTGTTAGCCTTTAAATTAGTTGGTCCATTTGTGGCAATCTTTACAACAGCTATTGGTAATGGTGTACAAGCTATCGTTGATATGAAATTATTACCGTTAGCTAATATCCTAATTGAACCAGCTAAGATTCTTTTCCTTAATAACGCTCTAAACCATGGTATTTTTACACCACTTGGAGCTGAACAAGTTGCTAAAACAGGAAAATCAATTCTTTTCTTATTAGAAGCTAACCCTGGGCCAGGTCTTGGTATTTTACTTGCTTACTTAGTCTTTGGTAAAGGTGCTGCTAAATCTTCTTCATGGGGTGCATTAATCATTCACTTCCTTGGAGGTATCCACGAAATTTACTTCCCTTATGTCATGATGAAACCAGCTTTATTCTTAGCTGTCATCGGTGGTGGGGTTACAGGTACATTCTTTAACCAATTATTAGGTTCAGGTCTTGGTGGACCAGCTTCACCAGGTTCCATCATTGCTATCTTAAGTATGGTTCCTAAAGGTGGAAGCTACTTAGCTGTTTTAACAGGTGTTTTCTCAGCAGCACTTGTTTCATTCTTAATTGCTTCTGTTATTCTTAAAGCAGATAAATCAGTAGATGATGAAAGCGCATTGGCTGAAGCTCAGGCAGCAACTCAAGCAGCAAAAGCAGAATCAAAAGGCCAAACTCTTTCCTCTCAAGCATCAGCACAATTTTCAAGTGATGATATTCAACAAATTATCTTTGCTTGTGATGCAGGAATGGGTAGCTCTGCAATGGGTGCTTCAATCCTTCGTGATAAAGTAAAAAAAGCAGGACTTTCAATACCTGTAACCAACAAAGCTATTTCAAATTTAACAGATGTAACTAACACATTAATTGTTACTCAACAAGAGCTTGCACCGCGCGCTGCTCAGAAAACACCACGTGCTGTTCATGTTTCAGTTGATAACTTCTTAGCCACTCCAAAATATGACGAAATTGTTGCTCAATTAGCAAAAAAGTCTAGTGCTGAACTTGCAAAAGATTTTGAGCAAGCTTCAGCAAAAGAAGAAGTTGTTGATTTAAATTATATTGATGAAGTTGTATTTGCCTATGGTGAGAACAAAGGTTCAGCAACAATGGGTCAGGCAACCCTGGTCGAAATTTTCAAAAATAGAGGCGTTGGAATTCCAGTTTCTAAAGTTGAAAATCATCAACTAGTTGCTTTCAATTCTAAAAATATTTTAGTTGTCACTAACATTGCTAACCAATCTGTAGCGCAGCAATTCGCACCACAAGCTCAATTACTAGTAGTTGATAGTCTAGTAACAACTCCAGAATATGATAAAATGGTAGATCGCATGCATAAATAA
- a CDS encoding amino acid ABC transporter substrate-binding protein: protein MNLKKILLTTLALASTLFVVACGKSSAAKTDQWDTYKKEKSITLGFDNTFVPMGFKDESGKNTGFDVELAKAVFQEYGIKVKFQPINWDLKETELKNGKIDMIWNGYSVTKERQAKVAFSTPYMKNEQVLVTKKSSNINSFAAMKGKVLGAQSGSSGYDAFTSNPKILKDIVKDKDATQYETFTQAFIDLKNDRIDGLLIDKVYANYYLKQEGELTNYNIVKSEFDGEDFAVGVRKEDKTLLKNINSAFTKLYKNGKFQEISQKWFGEDVATDKMKQ from the coding sequence ATGAACTTGAAAAAAATACTCCTAACAACATTAGCATTAGCAAGTACATTGTTTGTAGTAGCATGCGGAAAAAGCAGTGCTGCTAAAACTGATCAGTGGGATACTTATAAAAAAGAAAAGAGTATCACTTTAGGTTTTGATAATACTTTTGTTCCAATGGGATTTAAAGATGAATCAGGTAAGAACACTGGTTTTGATGTTGAATTAGCCAAAGCCGTTTTCCAGGAATATGGAATTAAAGTCAAATTCCAACCAATTAACTGGGATTTAAAAGAAACTGAATTGAAAAATGGAAAAATAGACATGATTTGGAATGGTTACTCTGTGACAAAAGAACGTCAAGCAAAAGTTGCTTTTTCTACTCCATATATGAAAAATGAACAAGTTTTAGTAACCAAAAAATCCTCAAATATCAATTCATTTGCTGCTATGAAAGGAAAAGTTTTGGGAGCTCAATCTGGATCATCTGGTTATGATGCATTTACAAGCAATCCTAAAATTTTAAAAGATATTGTTAAAGATAAAGATGCAACTCAATATGAAACCTTTACCCAAGCTTTTATTGATTTAAAAAACGACCGTATTGATGGTCTTTTAATTGATAAAGTTTATGCTAACTATTATTTGAAACAAGAAGGCGAGTTAACCAATTACAATATTGTCAAGAGTGAATTTGATGGCGAAGATTTTGCAGTTGGCGTTCGTAAAGAAGACAAAACATTACTTAAAAATATCAATTCAGCATTTACTAAACTTTATAAGAATGGAAAATTCCAAGAAATTTCTCAAAAATGGTTTGGAGAAGATGTTGCGACGGATAAGATGAAACAATAA
- a CDS encoding cation diffusion facilitator family transporter codes for MNQNPIENLRIAKRGPIVSIVAYLVISIAKLIFGYSFHSNSLVADGFNNLSDIVGNVALLFGLHLASQPADANHKFGHWKFEDLSSLITSFIMFIVGFQVLIQTLQAIFFGKETAIDPLGAIVGVISALIMLLVYAYNKRLSKRVKSSALVAASKDNLSDAITSIGTSIAIVAASLHLPIIDRIAAIVITFFILKTAYDIFMQSAFSLSDGFDNKHLKKYEAAILEIPKITAVKSQRGRTYGSNVYLDIVLEMNPDLSVYESHAITEQVEQLLSERFAVYDIDIHVEPSKIPEDELMSNVTKKLFKNEKIILSKIPDYEDFISPDFKLIDKDGQMYSHDEFIKRKTFYPSNFEQFHVQSISQKTKLISYVLEGNRHTSIWRRNEVWYLIFHQISANDTLKAKTKNYKITKLY; via the coding sequence ATGAATCAAAATCCAATTGAAAATTTAAGAATAGCTAAACGTGGTCCCATTGTAAGTATTGTTGCATATCTTGTGATTAGTATTGCCAAACTTATCTTTGGATATAGTTTTCATTCAAATTCCCTCGTTGCTGACGGTTTTAACAACTTATCAGATATTGTAGGCAATGTGGCCTTATTGTTTGGATTGCATTTGGCTAGTCAACCAGCAGATGCTAATCATAAGTTTGGCCACTGGAAATTTGAAGATTTGTCCAGCCTTATCACATCCTTTATTATGTTTATTGTGGGTTTTCAAGTCTTAATACAAACCCTTCAAGCCATCTTTTTTGGAAAAGAAACCGCCATTGATCCCTTAGGTGCTATTGTAGGAGTCATCTCAGCACTCATCATGCTTTTGGTTTATGCTTATAATAAACGCCTCTCCAAGAGAGTTAAATCCAGTGCCTTAGTTGCAGCTTCTAAGGATAACTTGTCAGACGCTATCACTTCAATTGGAACATCAATAGCCATCGTTGCAGCTTCCCTCCATTTACCTATCATTGATAGAATAGCTGCAATTGTTATCACATTTTTCATTCTTAAAACAGCTTATGATATTTTTATGCAAAGTGCCTTTAGCTTATCAGATGGATTTGACAATAAGCATCTTAAAAAGTATGAAGCTGCTATTCTTGAAATTCCCAAAATTACAGCGGTTAAATCACAAAGAGGACGTACATACGGAAGCAATGTTTACCTTGATATTGTTCTAGAAATGAATCCTGACTTATCCGTATACGAAAGCCATGCTATTACTGAGCAAGTAGAGCAACTGCTAAGTGAACGATTTGCAGTATATGATATTGACATTCATGTGGAACCTTCCAAAATACCAGAAGATGAACTCATGTCCAATGTCACAAAGAAGCTATTCAAAAATGAAAAGATTATCCTTTCAAAAATCCCTGACTATGAAGACTTTATTTCTCCAGACTTTAAGTTAATTGATAAAGATGGACAGATGTATAGTCATGATGAATTTATAAAAAGAAAAACCTTTTACCCTAGTAATTTTGAACAATTTCATGTACAATCTATTAGCCAGAAAACCAAACTAATTAGCTATGTTTTAGAAGGGAATCGACATACAAGTATCTGGCGAAGAAATGAAGTTTGGTACCTCATTTTCCATCAGATTTCAGCAAATGATACTCTCAAAGCTAAAACAAAGAATTATAAAATTACAAAACTATACTAA
- a CDS encoding amino acid ABC transporter permease produces the protein MSYILQVLPSLLDGAKITLQVFFIVIILSIPLGAVFAFLMKVNFKPLQWFLTLYVWIMRGTPLLLQLIFFYYVLPSVGVTFDRMPAAILAFTMNYAAYFAEIFRGGIEAIPKGQYEAAKVLKLTPFQTIQHIILPQVFKIVLPSVFNEVINLVKDSSLVYVLGVGDLLLASKTAANRDATLAPMFIAGLIYLLLIGIVTIISKQVEKKFSYYK, from the coding sequence ATGTCATATATTTTACAGGTGCTTCCGAGTCTATTGGATGGTGCCAAAATTACACTTCAAGTTTTTTTTATTGTTATTATTTTATCCATTCCATTAGGGGCAGTTTTTGCTTTTCTCATGAAAGTGAATTTTAAACCTTTGCAATGGTTTTTGACACTTTATGTTTGGATAATGAGGGGTACACCATTGCTCTTACAACTCATTTTCTTTTATTACGTCTTACCAAGTGTAGGTGTCACCTTTGACCGTATGCCGGCAGCTATTTTGGCATTTACCATGAATTATGCCGCTTACTTCGCGGAAATTTTCAGAGGCGGTATTGAAGCAATCCCTAAAGGTCAGTATGAAGCAGCTAAGGTTTTAAAATTAACACCTTTTCAAACCATACAGCATATCATTTTACCTCAGGTTTTTAAAATCGTTTTACCAAGTGTTTTTAACGAGGTTATCAACCTTGTTAAAGATTCCTCATTGGTATACGTCTTGGGTGTCGGTGATTTGCTATTAGCTAGTAAAACAGCCGCAAACAGAGATGCTACTTTAGCACCAATGTTCATTGCTGGATTGATCTATTTACTATTAATTGGAATTGTAACGATTATTTCAAAACAAGTAGAGAAAAAATTTAGTTATTATAAATAA
- a CDS encoding zinc ribbon domain-containing protein YjdM — protein MSLPNCLNCQSEYVYEDGHLLICPMCSFEWTPGQEEEHSEQIEVRDSNGNLLSDGDTVTVIKDLKVKGAPKDIKQGTRVKNIRLVEGDHNIDCKIDGFGAMKLKSEFVKKL, from the coding sequence ATGTCATTACCAAATTGTTTAAACTGTCAGTCAGAATATGTTTATGAAGATGGACATCTATTAATTTGTCCTATGTGTTCATTTGAATGGACTCCAGGGCAAGAAGAAGAGCATTCAGAACAAATAGAAGTTCGTGATAGCAATGGTAATCTTCTATCAGATGGCGATACAGTAACTGTTATTAAAGATTTAAAAGTTAAAGGTGCACCCAAAGATATTAAACAAGGTACGCGTGTCAAAAATATTCGATTAGTAGAAGGTGATCATAATATTGATTGTAAAATTGATGGTTTTGGTGCCATGAAATTGAAATCAGAATTTGTCAAAAAACTATAA